From the genome of Streptomyces sp. V2I9:
AGTCCTGGACGATGTAGTCGCGGATCGGGTCGGTACCGGGGGTGCTCATCAGCGGTCTCCGTTCAGTCGGGTCTTCTTGATCGAATTACGGTCGGGCTTGCCGGTCGGGGTCTTCGGCAGCGGGGTGCCGGCGAGCGCGACCGAGCTGGGCACGGCGTGCCGCGGCAGGTGCTTCGCCGCGTACGCCCGCAGACCCAGCGAGCTGAGGGAGGTCCCGTCCCGGCGCACCACTTCGGCGTGCAGCCGGGTGCCGGCCTCGGGGCAGGGCAGGGCGACGACACAGGCCTCGACGACGTCCGGGTGGGCGCCGAGGACGGTCTCGACCTCCAGGGTGTTGGTGCGTACGCCGCGCACCTTGACCTGGAAGTCGGTACGTCCCTGGAGGAAGTGGCGTCCGTCGGCGTCGCGGTGGACGAGGTCGCCGGTGCGGTAGAACATGGCGCCGCCGCCGCGCGGGTCCGGCATGAACGCGTGGGCGTTACGGGCCTGTTCGAGGTAGCCGCAGGTCTGGAAGGGAGTGTGGACCAGCAGTTCGCCGGTGCCCGGCCCCTGGAGGACTTCGGTGCCGTCGGGGCCCTCGATGAGCAGCACCGCCTCGGTGCCCTCGATCGGCGCGCCGATGGGCAGCGGGTGCACGAAGGAGTCCGGGTCGATGTCCTCGACGAAGCTGTCGTTGGTCTCCGTGCAGCCGAAGACGTTGTGGAAGCGGGCGGCCGGACAGGCGGCGAACGCGTCCCGCAGCCCCTGCTCGGAGACGGACTCCCCGGTGAACGCGACCGTACGGACCGCCGGGTAGCGGGCGTCGTCCGCGGCCAGGAGCCGGTGCAGCAGGGGCACCCCCTGGACCAGGGTCACCTCGTTGTCCCGGGTCAGCGCCCGCAGGTAGGCGGCGTCCCCGCTGGCTCCGGCGTCGGCCAGGACCACGGTGCCGCCGGCCTCCAGGACCGTCCAGACG
Proteins encoded in this window:
- a CDS encoding AMP-binding protein codes for the protein MQEQPDSTALVAAGTRVTYADLERLAHRAAADLDGVAFTSVRALCVPAHKSPETIALLLAAWRLGINTLVPSPSLGAAALATLTAQAHGPLNAVAAPGGGAVLTREETDPALAEGFSAPDPAESLLTLTTSGSTGVPKLVPIRTAAFDRFGDWATEKFGIDATTRALSFSPLNFDLALLDVWTVLEAGGTVVLADAGASGDAAYLRALTRDNEVTLVQGVPLLHRLLAADDARYPAVRTVAFTGESVSEQGLRDAFAACPAARFHNVFGCTETNDSFVEDIDPDSFVHPLPIGAPIEGTEAVLLIEGPDGTEVLQGPGTGELLVHTPFQTCGYLEQARNAHAFMPDPRGGGAMFYRTGDLVHRDADGRHFLQGRTDFQVKVRGVRTNTLEVETVLGAHPDVVEACVVALPCPEAGTRLHAEVVRRDGTSLSSLGLRAYAAKHLPRHAVPSSVALAGTPLPKTPTGKPDRNSIKKTRLNGDR